taccgtataagaacagagctttgcataacattgttaaactttcataccgtataagaacagagctttgcataacattgttaaactttcataccgtataagaacagagctttgcataacattgttgaactttcataccgtataagaacagagctttgcataacattgttaaactttcatactgtataagaacagagcttcgcataacattgttaaactttcataccgtataatAATAGAGCTttgcataacattgttgaactttcataccgtataagaacagagcttcgcataacattgttgaactttcataccgtataagaacagagcttcgcataacattgttaaactttcataccgtataagaattgagcttcgcataacattgttgaactttcataccgtataagaacagagctttgcataacattgttgaacttTCATACCATATAAGAATTGAGCTTCgcataacattgttaaactttcataccgtataagaacagagcttcgcataacattgttaaactttcataccgtataagaattgagcttcgcataacattgttaaactttcataccgtataagaacagagcttcgcataacattgttgaactttcataccgtataagaattgagcttcgcataacattgttaaactttcataccgtataagaacagagcttcgcataacattgttgaactttcataccgtataagaacagagcttcgcataacattgttgaactttcataccgtataagaattgagcttcgcataacattgttaaactttcataccgtataagaatTGAGCTTtgcataacattgttaaactttcataccgtataagaacagagctttgcataacattgttgaactttcatactgtataagaacagagctttgcataacattgttaaactttcataccgtataagaacagagcttcgcataacattgttgaactttcataccgtataagaacagagcttcgcataacattgttaaactttcataccgtataagaacagagcttcgcataacattgttaaactttcataccgtataagaattgagcttcgcataacattgttaaactttcataccgtataagaattgagcttcgcataacattgttcaactttcataccgtataagaacagagctttgcataacattgttgaactttcataccgtataagaacagagctttgcataacattgttgaactttcataccgtataagaacagagcttcgcataacattgttgaactttcataccgtataagaacagagcttcgcataacattgttgaactttcataccgtataagaacagagctttgcataacattgttgaactttcataccgtataagaacagagcttcgcataacattgttaaactttcataccgtataagaattgagcttcgcataacattgttaaactttcataccgtataagaattgagcttcgcataacattgttgaactttcataccgtataatAACAGAGCTTtgcataacattgttaaactttcataccgtataagaacagagcttcgcataacattgttgaactttcataccgtataagaacagagcttcgcataacattgttaaactttcataccgtataagaacagagcttcgcataacattgttaaactttcataccgtataagaacagagcttcgcataacattgttaaactttcataccgtataagaacagagcttcgcataacattgttaaactttcataccgtataatAACAGAGCTTtgcataacattgttaaactttcataccgtataataacagagcttcgcataacattgttaaactttcataccgtataagaacagagcttcgcataacattgttaaactttcataccgtataagaacagagcttcgcataacattgttaaactttcataccgtataagaacagagcttcgcataacattgttaaactttcataccgtataatAACAGAGCTttgcataacattgttgaactttcataccgtataatAACAGAGCTTtgcataacattgttaaactttcataccgtataagaacagagcttcgcataacattgttgaactttcataccgtataagaacagagctttgcataacattgttgaactttcataccgtataagaacagagctttgcataacattgttgaactttcataccgtataagaacagagctttgcataacattgttaaactttcataccgtataagaacagagcttcgcataacattgttaaactttcataccgtataagaacagagcttcacataacattgttaaactttcataccgtataagaacagagcttcacataacattgttaaactttcataccgtataagaacagagcttcgcataacattgttgaactttcataccgtataagaacAGAGCTTCACATAACATTGTTAAACTATCCGCCAAAGTGATATGCAGTATGCATCagtatttttaatgaaatacaaaatccTCACATGTATCATAAACTGATAAACGAAATATGTAGAAATTAAGGATGACTAAATACATGTGAAAGAAGGAACTCACATTTATATCACtacatttaaagaataaacacgctttttaaaactgattgttatctatgtttctatttaaatatttactataTAAAATCAACCTTCGTTTTTCAACATAGAATAgcaaaacagttaattttaaattcttaattcaTGAAGTATATCGCTGGAGTTTATAAAGTACATTTCCATCCACTGTGCAATGGTTTgccatttcctttttttctaaacaaagCATGGTTGGTTACATGTTCTGAATTAACTTAGAATTCaggaattgtttttttaaattaagtaaaCTGAATCAGGGGGGAAAAATTCGAATACCTAAAACTTGCGAAATAGTATGATGATTTATAGCACAGAccaatttactaaaaaaacatGGAGCAAATATCTCTTATTTTGGTTGTAAAGTACTGTCTCATTTCAAGAACAACGTTAATGCATCGAGACCATTGAGTAAAAgaaaaggcaggatgagcaacTTTTCAAAAAGAAAGGCAGGATGACAAGCGCATCCCTGTTTCAAATTTTGCCTCCGTGAAACAATTATCATTACATTGCACAGAAATAAAGGCTTCCGATGTCAATTCGAATAAAGTTGCGTGTATAGATATCAATGTACACACTTTATGGTTTTTTAAAATGCAGGATGTCTTATCACATTCAAAAGGTATTAGTGCAAATTTAAATTAACTTAAACTTTCTTCACCATATATTGCCATTGCGCACCTTCCATTTTGCTTCAATATCTTAATAAAATGTTAGgtttttcttaattatattttttgtcattgcTTTACATAAAAGTAcatattttgtatcaaaaactCCTCATAAACCCCTATTTTGATAGAACCTTTCTGTAAATCTTATTACCAGGTAATCATAAATAATGTCTTTGTGTActtctgattttgttttatggtcgaattctttttgtttttttcttagtttATCAAAGAATGTTCAAGAGCCATGGGTATTATTATGTGACCTTAACATTCAGTGCTACTAACCTAAACAAATCTGTAATGacaaataatgtatatatgtacacaAATACTgaaatcaagaaaaaataatggCCATATTTCCCCTTTTGCTTCAAAGCTTTTTGAcgattataaaaaagaagatgaggggGAACTCTCcgcaaaagaccaaatgacacagaaattaacaactatagatcacagtacggccttaaacaatgataaaagcACATatcgtatagtcagctataaaatgtcCTGAAATGAATGGGTACCGAATAAACTTTATTATTGTTAACTAGTGATATATTAAACTGAAAGTATACACATGaacacaatatttgaaataaaaggtTTGTTAATTGATTGTCATTTATACTCGAATCAATAACAAAAGAGTGAAAATATTGAGTGATCGGTTTGTCAATATGAGTTTTGTTAACTGCCAAATCACTACAATCATCTTGAAACAAATGTTCTTTTGTGATTAAATGTTACCTTTTCATACCTAGTAGATATTTCTTCAAACAAAAAGgaaatatagataaaattgggcgtttatttgtattttggtcACCCGCAGATGTTTTCAAagaatatttacatttacagATGAAGTAAGTGTAAAGCAAAATATTGTCTTATGAAATATTGTACCATaagacaatatttcataactATGTATGATGAAATATTGTCCTCGTCTATGAAAAAAAGTCCAGGGAAGGACACATTTTCATTTGTCTGTGTATAGACAATAAATTCACAGATAGATACTACGTAAGTTTGTCTTGTTAAAGGTAGATTATATTTTGTGTGAATTGAGACAATATTTCACAGATAAATACTATACAATGTGTCCTTTTAAAGGGAGGTtatgttttggttatattttgtGAGTATTTAGACAACATTTCATAGACAGATTGTCATTGGATTTTGTGTCCTGAAGGGGAGGTTATCAACATATATTCATGTAAGAgaaggtatataggattttttttctgcgACACGTGCCTGTGAATATATTTACAAGATTAGCGATTGTCAGTACATTACTTATATTTGTACAGTAtaattatatgtaataaaattaaaaaaatacgttagacaattttttaatctataattaaCAATTTGTAATGTATCTATGCAAATTTGAAACTCATTACCAGTAATGATATAAGTTCCTATGTACTACTTCgattaaaaaacattttcaaagcCAGTTTTTTATAGTGAAATATTGTCCAGATGAAGgtgacaaaattttatggatAAGAACACTatttcataatgaaatattgtccaagacaatatttcattatgaaatACTGTCAGTggacaatattttaaaagaaattttgtccgacagacaatatttcatgagggacaatatttcatgttacattAGCAGGGTTGTTGACGACTTATCCAAAGGTTGTTAATATTAGCTATATGATCATTATGTTAATAATCatagatttatttattctttttagcGGTAACTTGGATGGCTTCGTCATTAGAAAGGTGCAGTCATTGTAAGCCAAAGGTAGCAGTCACCAGATGTCGTGATTGCGACGAGTTTTTCTGTTTAGATTGTAAAAAAAGTCATTCGAAGTTTAAACCCACAAGGGAGCATCAAGTAGTTGATGTTAGCAATTATAAGAAATTGCCTGACTTTGTAAAATCTATCACAAACAATTGTAATGATCataacgaaaaatattcatcttACTGCCAAACACACAAAGAACTTCTTTGCAGTGGGTGTGTATTCAATCACGAACCATCTACATGTATAGTTTTGAAATTGGATGAGGTAATTCAAGATGAACATTTGTCTATTATAAATCTTGAAGAAGATCTTGTTTACTTACGCGATAACCTCAACAAAGTTATCAGTCGAATCAGCGAAAACAAGTCCACTGTGGTGAACAGGGAAAACGCAGATAGAAAAGAAATCTTAGACTTGCGCAGGTCAATAGATTCTCATCTTAACCAGATTGAAAAAgagttaaaagataaaatatcttCAAATCAGAAAACAATGATGAAGACATTGTCCTTACAAGAAAATGATGTTAAATCAAAAAAAGAGTCTGTCGAAAAAATGCGCAAGGATGTCGAATACATTAAACAATATGCAGGTAAATTCCAGACATTTGTCGGAATTCAGAAAATAAAGGCAAATGTTGATCAGCAAATAAAAGCTCAATTGGAAAATGTTCGTACTGAAGAAGTTAATACTGAGTTTTGTTTATCACAAGAGCTAGTTTCTTTGGTTGACCGCGTTAAATCGTTTGGAAGTTCGACGATTGAAACAGTTGAAGTAAGGGCTCATATAGTTTCAAATCCAATGCAAGCCCAAGTAGCCGCCTTGGAGTCCGTAGAGAGAAAGTCGTTGCTGCCGGAAGTTCATTTAAAACACGAAATACAATTTCCTGATCAACTTGGTAAAAACCCTATTGAAATAAGAGGGTGTGAAATACTTGCGAGTGGAGAACTTATTTTCATTGACGCGGCAAATAAAAGATTAATGAAGTTTTTGTCAAATGGCCATTACCAAAAGGACGTGGCTAATTTTAACGGCACGCCGTTCGATGTTACGTATACTGAAAATGACAAGGTTGCTGTCACAATTAGAGATACTAAAGAAGTTGTTGTCCATAACATCAACACAGGAAAGGAGATAAATAAGGTTAATTTAGGTCATCAGTGCCTCGGAATCGATGCTTGCCATGAAACAAAGACCCTGGCTATTTTCACCATTCATAAGATTACAGCCAATGAAATTATCCTTTTAACATATAATGGCGACGAAAAGCCTACGATTGTCAAGCGCATTCCTGTTTCAAATTTTGCCTCCATGAAACATTTATCATTACATTGCAAAGAAATAAAGGCTTTCGATgccaattcaaataaagttgcGTGTATAGATGTCAACGGAAAAACTTTATGGCTTTTTAAAATGCAGGATGTTTTATCACATCCGAAAGGTATTAGTGCAAATATAAATGGGGACATTTTCATAGCAGGAAAAACATCCAATAATGTCATATTTATGACTGCAGATGGCAAAAAGcacaaaacaattattgataAAGATGTATTAAAAGAGCCTTATGCGTTGAATTTTAGCGCTCAAAGAAGCGAACTTCTGGTCTGTAATCTGAAAGGaccatgttttctttataaCATTAAGAAGTTTGAAATATAGACCCTTAAAGAACAGTGTATTCGTTTTTTTTACTCTTAAAACAGATACAGACACTactggatggagagttgtctcattggcactcacaccacatcttcctttatctaatTAATGTACATTCATATTCAGCATGATTGCAATAGACGGAACGTGTTGAATAAGAGGAAAGCACAAGTACCAAATAGTTTCAACTATCCAACCAGAAGATACCAgatgaaattttcttttgataacAGTTcactatatttctattttaaatccatactgatattttgttatacaggaagaagtaaaatcacaaaaatacttcgagaaaaaattgaaaactgtagtCCCCAACcaaaaggtaaaatcaaaaactcaaacacatcaaacaaatggataacaactgtcatattcctgacttggtatatgcATTTTTCATATGTAGTAAATGGCGGATTAATCCTTATCTTATAGCTATCTacacctctcacttgtatgacagttgcaacAACTtcctttatattgacaacgatatttgtacaaaacaaacagacacaatgtCACAATTAGGGACAgtagtcaatattgtgttataatcttaattagttaaacacaaaaaaatatgtaacaaagaattAGCATTACGGGGACTCGGGGTAATATAAAAGGTTGGCATATTGAAgacttattttataaaaaaaaacctcaataTTGATCACTAGttttgtttttagctcacctggcccaaagggccaagtgagcttttctcatcactttgcgtccggcgtccgtcgtccgtcgtcgtccggcgttagcttttacaaaaatcttctcctctgaaactactgggtcaaatcaaaccaaactaggccacaatcatcattggggtatctagtttaaaaaatgtgtggcgtgacccggtcaaccaaccaagatggccgccacggctaaaaatagaacataggggtaaaatgcagtttttggcttataactcaaaaaccaaagcatttagagcaaatctgacatggggtaaaaatgtttatcaggtcaagatctatttgcccagaaattttcagttgaatcggtcaattgattgttgggttgctgcccctgaattggtaattttgaggaaattttgctgtttttggttattatcttgaatattattatagatagggatAAACTGTAAGAGcagtaatgttcagcaaagtaagatctacaaataagtcaaaatgatcaaaatggtcagttgacccgtttaggagttattgccctttatagtcaatttttaaccatttttcgaaaattaaagtaatcttttacaaaaatcttctcctctgaaactactgggccaaattaatccaaacttggccacaatcatctttggggtatctagtttaaaaaatttgtggcgtgacctggttaaccaactaagatggccgccacggctaaaaatagaacataggggtaaaatgcagtttttggcttataactcaaaaaccaaagcattttgaggaaatctgacatgggatgaaaatgtttatcaggtcaagatctatctgccctgaaattttcagttgaatcAGTAAtcactaaattggtaattttgaggaaactttgctgtttttggttattatcttgaatattattatagatagagtaaactgtaaacatcaattatGTTCAGcgaagtaagatctacaaataagtcaacatgacctaaatggtcaattgaccccttaaggagttattgccctttatagtcaatttttaacaattttcattaatttggtaaatttatgtaaattgttaccaaatatagttctctgttactaatgggcaaagttcattatagatataattgtaagaagcaaaatctttcagtaaagtaagaaattcaaacacatcaccatcaccaaaatacaattttgtcatgaatccatttgtgtcctttgtttaatatgcacatagaccaaggtgagcgacacaggctctttagagcctctagtttaatgtTGGTATAATTGTACGGTTTAGTGCATCCCTCGTTTCCTTTTTCATATACTGGGGGTCTATCACAGTTGCTATGGGCGGTTAAGAAGTTCATACCACACTGGTGTAACATGTTTCCTAGTCGCAAGTAATGTCCATTAATGTGTGCTCTCCTATAATGATAACACCAACGAGGGTTTTAAAAAATGGTCAGTTATACAAGgatcaaggctttgaaatcagTACTAATTGAACTATCTATTTTCgtgtggttttctattatttccATTCTCGTTTGGGTTGAATAGCTCCATAAAGGATGATGATTAATTGATCACTTGGGAAATTTAGCTTTAGATTGTGTGACTCGATGAGAAAAACaggttatctaaaaatactaccatcaCTAACATttacccttctatcgataagtgtcaaGCCATAAAATGACTAACACGTCCCCATCTTTCCTACAAAAATACGGTATGGTCCAtgtttaatggtcgcacattttctttaaattttgaaactgatataaattgaaaaacaaacagtattattagtttactcacatgaaacataccgggatgtggtattcagtacgtaggtgaaactggacgatatttatctaaatgaactcatcatagataccaggactacattttgtatatacgccagacgcgcgtttcgtctacaaaagactcatcagtgacgctcgaatccaaaaaagttaaaaaggccaaataaagtacgaaattgaaaaGCATTTAGAACCAACATTCCTGAACGCACTCATGAAaatctgtatcgttttaaaaagtaaaatcacaaaaatactgaacttagagcaaaatcaattcggaaagtccataatcacattgcataatcaaataacaaaacgcatcaaaaacgaatggacaagaactgtcatattcctggcttggtacaggcattttcaaatgtagaaaatggtggattaaacctggttttatagcgctaaccctctcactttgatgacagtctcatcgcattctgttatatttatattgatgtgtTAACTAAccatacacaataaataaaatagtcaaaatatgggtacatcagtcatcatcgtataacaattttaaaagactcaataaattcaaaagtatcatttatctTAAAAGacccaataaattcaaaagtaccATTTATCAACACCTAAAGAAGGACAATCACCctattaaatatttagcagttcaacctttagaagtagtaaataagcagcctgaTGAAtctcattcaaagtttgtacgatcacggaaaataattgaattaaattggattaaaaaattacagacagtcgGTCTTAattatgcctgggataagaaaagccttagtatttcaacaCACATACGATATCAGTTGTCTATAGTCTTTCAGATTCAAAGAAATATTCAGACATAATTCATTTGTAGTATTGCATGGTTGGTTCATATAGCATATCAAAACATTACGGTCTTTAAGaatactcatcatagataccaggattaaattttgtatttatgccagacgtgcgtttcgtctacaaaagacttatcagtgacgctcgaatcccaaataaagtacgaagttgaagaacattgtggaccaaaattcctaaaagctTTGCCAAATATAGCTATGGCAATAGATTCCTGAGGTATAAAGCattactatttttaaaattcaaaagttttgttaagaggtaatttataaatatgaccataccaatcataattcatgtcagcacagaagtgctgattactaggctggtgataccctcgggaaattAAAACTCTACAAGCAGTGGCCTGGaaccagtggttgtaaataaactcatcatagataccaggattaaattttgtatttatgcaagatgtgtgtttcgtctacaattgactcatcagttacgctcgaatccacaaaagttaaaaacgccaaatacagctatggtAATCTATTCCGGAGGTAGAAATGCCtgagtatttcaaaaattaaaaagttttgaacGATTTTTAAGGCCTTTTAAGTTACATACCATAAGATTGTAGTCCTGCTTTTCGTCCCACGTATAATACTATTTGCATTTGCAATTGTGTTTTTACTCATTTATAGCCTGGTTCCTTTGATAACTTTATAATGATCTCTGGAAGCTATGTTaaacattattgttttaaactatAAAGATGGTCTCAGAGTGTACTGGTAACAAGCCTGTACCGTTATGGTTTCAAATTCCAGCTTGGTTGGACAATAGctttaaaattggtatttgtTGCTTCTTTGTCAAGCACTTGGCAATCAAGAATCAACAGTTTTCTGTTCAGAGTCAAGTGTGTGATGACTCATCTTTCTATTACTGTAACCTTGTTAGCTCTTATGTAAATAAATCTTAACTCAGTGTGTAGATTTTGAACAAAATAAGATGTATTCATATCTTATGACCCTTCTGAATATGCATGTAACATTTGCAGTTGGACATTTAAAAGCAACCACCAagtaatgtttttgttgttgtattttcatattctTTCTAGTTCCAAGATTGAATAGAGTTTTTCACTGAAGATTTACAAAACAAAGATACAATATATTGTAATTAATATCATACTGTATGCAAGGACATACATTGTAATCAGTACGTAATATAAATCCTTGCTTCATGTCAGCAAATTCTGGTAATAAATTGCACACCAAATTCAAAAGAATGAAAGACATTGAACTATTATATCATTtaatcattttctaaaaaaataaattaacaaaacaatttgattgttacatataaaatattatagccataaataaaacaagtaaCATTATATAAGCATGATCCAGTCATCTACCGGAGGTGCACCAAAtcattacaataaataaatgtatattaacaAAGCAACACAAAAGGAAAGTTCAATACCGTactatttatactttttatggttattttttgaatgcatatattcatattaaaacaACCAGACAAAGGGGTTGTTCTGCTTTATACATtacataattattattaaaatgtgGAATTTGATCATCGATATATAATAGatattggtgtttaatgcctgTTTCGTCACatcattttaatatatcaaAACCACCAGATTAACATgtagagaaaaatctaattacTTTAAGAGGCCTTTAATACCCTACATGCACAGTTAATGCATAACATAAAAGCACAAgtaacttttacatttttataaggGCTTCTCCGAAAATAATCCAATGAGGGATTAGAGgcattcaaataaattgaacatGTGTGGTTGCATTTTCCCATTTCCTTAGTTGTAATAAGCAAGGCCAATTGTGTTACCTTAAGAATTATATATCCTAATACTCTTCAGATAGCACAGCAGAatacatcaatatatattttctgaagTTTTGTGTTGAAGCTATTTGCTTTATATTTAGTTTCACATGTACGTAGCTCTGAAACACTGCTACACAGTAAACCTAAATTTAACTTAAACCAAGCTTAAAATATGATGCAGTTTTCTCCTTATTATTACACAACAAAACTGAATAAAGCAGCATATCAGTATTTACATggcaaatatgttttttaaaaccTGTAATTGTGAATTTATAGCAGGTATTTCCAGCTGATGACAGCAGATGTTGGTTTATCTTTAATGTTCAAAAGTAAGGGTTTTTAAAGAGAACTCTGTGACACATTTAATAAGTTAATGTTTAGGATGATAAGCATCCTTATCAACTAACTAAACAGATTTTATTGTAATCCTT
This is a stretch of genomic DNA from Mytilus trossulus isolate FHL-02 chromosome 6, PNRI_Mtr1.1.1.hap1, whole genome shotgun sequence. It encodes these proteins:
- the LOC134722249 gene encoding uncharacterized protein LOC134722249 codes for the protein MASSLERCSHCKPKVAVTRCRDCDEFFCLDCKKSHSKFKPTREHQVVDVSNYKKLPDFVKSITNNCNDHNEKYSSYCQTHKELLCSGCVFNHEPSTCIVLKLDEVIQDEHLSIINLEEDLVYLRDNLNKVISRISENKSTVVNRENADRKEILDLRRSIDSHLNQIEKELKDKISSNQKTMMKTLSLQENDVKSKKESVEKMRKDVEYIKQYAGKFQTFVGIQKIKANVDQQIKAQLENVRTEEVNTEFCLSQELVSLVDRVKSFGSSTIETVEVRAHIVSNPMQAQVAALESVERKSLLPEVHLKHEIQFPDQLGKNPIEIRGCEILASGELIFIDAANKRLMKFLSNGHYQKDVANFNGTPFDVTYTENDKVAVTIRDTKEVVVHNINTGKEINKVNLGHQCLGIDACHETKTLAIFTIHKITANEIILLTYNGDEKPTIVKRIPVSNFASMKHLSLHCKEIKAFDANSNKVACIDVNGKTLWLFKMQDVLSHPKGISANINGDIFIAGKTSNNVIFMTADGKKHKTIIDKDVLKEPYALNFSAQRSELLVCNLKGPCFLYNIKKFEI